In bacterium, one genomic interval encodes:
- a CDS encoding sugar transferase, translated as TCIWQVSGRSELGFDTWMKMDLEYIDTWSLWLDFKILLKTIPAVIFCRGAY; from the coding sequence TAACCTGTATCTGGCAGGTAAGTGGTCGGAGCGAACTCGGGTTTGATACCTGGATGAAAATGGATTTGGAATATATTGATACCTGGTCGTTATGGTTGGATTTCAAAATTCTACTGAAAACAATCCCAGCCGTAATATTTTGCCGCGGCGCATATTAA